A genomic segment from Orientia tsutsugamushi str. Boryong encodes:
- the rsmG gene encoding 16S rRNA (guanine(527)-N(7))-methyltransferase RsmG — MLQQIYDFLNINYNVSRETFNKFKEYYSLLSKWNSTINLVSATTLQNFWQRHIFDSIQLLNYIHNKDIIVADLGSGAGFPGVVLSISGIKNVILIESDSRKAAFLLQAAQLSDQKIEIINDRIQNLKVKCDLVTVRALANLSTILSHTKQFTVKDKYLILKGKNYQHEITQALLHNKFNYTLYQSCTDDSSWILEIRI, encoded by the coding sequence ATGCTTCAGCAAATATATGATTTTTTAAATATTAATTATAATGTTTCACGTGAAACATTTAATAAATTTAAAGAGTATTATTCTCTATTAAGCAAATGGAATTCAACAATTAATTTAGTTTCAGCAACTACTTTACAAAATTTTTGGCAAAGGCACATTTTTGACTCTATACAATTATTAAATTATATTCATAATAAAGATATTATTGTTGCAGATTTAGGTAGTGGAGCTGGATTCCCTGGAGTAGTACTATCTATATCAGGAATAAAAAATGTAATATTAATAGAATCTGATAGTCGCAAAGCTGCTTTTTTACTACAAGCAGCTCAATTATCTGATCAAAAAATTGAAATTATAAATGATAGAATACAAAATCTAAAGGTAAAATGTGATCTTGTTACTGTAAGAGCATTAGCAAATTTAAGTACAATATTGTCACATACAAAGCAATTCACTGTTAAAGACAAATATTTAATTTTAAAAGGTAAGAATTATCAGCATGAGATCACTCAAGCATTATTACATAATAAATTTAACTATACGCTATATCAAAGTTGTACTGATGATAGTTCATGGATACTAGAAATTAGAATATAA
- a CDS encoding ParA family protein, translated as MSYNAQIIVIVNQKGGVGKTTTATNLATAFAATGKKTLLVDLDPQGNVGIGFGINKLSTDKSIYQVFVNHNINIPEQAYNIVQSLITPTIVPNLDIIISNMDLSATEIELVSQEAKESKLKSALSNIQSQYDYIIVDCLPSLGLLTLNALMAATQVIIPMQCEFLALVGLSQLLKIIDRFKKNFNPNLKIQGILLTMHDRRNKLTLQVEEDVRKHLEDLVFKTVIPRNVRISEAPSFGKPVILYDHKCLGSIAYMHLAKEILGNN; from the coding sequence ATGAGTTACAACGCACAAATTATAGTTATTGTTAATCAAAAAGGTGGTGTAGGTAAAACTACTACTGCTACTAACTTAGCTACAGCATTTGCTGCCACAGGAAAAAAAACGCTTCTTGTTGACCTAGATCCTCAAGGAAATGTAGGAATAGGATTTGGAATAAATAAGCTTAGTACTGATAAAAGTATATATCAGGTTTTCGTTAACCATAACATTAATATTCCTGAGCAAGCATACAATATTGTTCAGTCATTAATAACACCAACTATAGTACCTAACTTAGATATAATAATTTCAAATATGGATCTTAGTGCTACTGAAATTGAACTCGTTTCCCAAGAAGCAAAAGAATCAAAGTTGAAATCCGCTCTTAGTAATATTCAATCTCAATATGATTATATAATAGTTGACTGTTTACCTTCACTTGGATTACTAACTTTAAATGCTTTAATGGCAGCTACTCAGGTAATTATTCCTATGCAATGTGAATTTTTAGCTTTAGTAGGGTTAAGCCAACTGTTAAAGATTATTGATAGGTTTAAAAAAAATTTTAACCCTAATCTAAAAATTCAAGGTATATTATTAACCATGCATGATAGAAGAAATAAATTAACTTTACAAGTTGAAGAGGATGTCAGAAAGCATCTAGAAGATCTAGTATTTAAGACTGTCATTCCAAGAAATGTAAGAATATCAGAGGCTCCATCTTTTGGTAAACCAGTAATCTTATACGATCATAAATGTTTAGGATCTATAGCATACATGCACTTAGCTAAGGAAATATTAGGTAACAACTAA
- a CDS encoding ParB/RepB/Spo0J family partition protein yields the protein MRTSKTRGLGRGLSALLNDNISSSSSTISQNDSVSILNINQLTVNPYQPRKSFDHDSLVELSESILVHGIIQPIIVNKTEDQSKYIIIAGERRWRAAKIANLIEVPVVIRDIDNDQVLQVALIENIQRQKLNIIEEAEGYLKLIEEFNFTQDSLSKILGKSRSHIANVLRLNSLPIPVKDSLIQGKITMGHARTLIGHEDAIKIAETIIKQNLNVRQTEKYIKKLTNPNKLDKYNHVIKYSTSSELDELSILTQNLSQRLNTKVFIENSNHGGKITIFFSNLEKLDNILSRIK from the coding sequence ATGCGTACATCTAAAACTAGAGGATTAGGAAGAGGATTATCAGCTTTACTAAATGATAATATTAGCAGTTCTTCCAGTACTATTTCTCAAAACGATTCTGTTAGTATTTTAAATATAAATCAGTTAACTGTTAATCCATATCAACCACGTAAATCTTTTGATCATGATAGTTTAGTTGAGCTATCTGAATCAATACTAGTTCATGGTATAATACAGCCAATCATTGTTAACAAAACTGAAGATCAAAGCAAATATATTATAATTGCTGGAGAACGTAGGTGGAGAGCAGCAAAAATTGCAAATTTAATCGAAGTACCAGTTGTTATTAGAGATATTGATAATGATCAGGTGCTACAAGTTGCACTAATTGAAAATATTCAAAGACAAAAATTAAATATTATTGAAGAAGCTGAAGGATACTTAAAGTTAATTGAAGAGTTCAATTTTACTCAAGATAGCCTAAGTAAAATTTTAGGTAAAAGTCGTAGCCATATTGCTAATGTATTAAGGCTCAACAGTTTACCTATACCGGTAAAAGATAGTCTAATTCAAGGCAAAATTACTATGGGACATGCTAGAACTCTTATTGGACATGAAGATGCTATTAAAATTGCTGAAACTATTATTAAGCAAAACTTAAATGTTCGACAAACAGAAAAATACATAAAAAAACTAACTAATCCAAACAAGTTAGACAAATATAATCACGTAATTAAGTATTCCACTAGCTCAGAATTAGATGAATTAAGTATACTTACACAAAATCTATCACAGAGATTAAATACAAAAGTTTTCATTGAAAACTCAAATCATGGAGGGAAAATAACTATTTTTTTTTCTAACCTGGAAAAATTAGACAATATTTTATCTAGAATAAAGTAA